A part of Candidatus Tanganyikabacteria bacterium genomic DNA contains:
- a CDS encoding chorismate-binding protein translates to MAIRAEPALAVLSELAREHAIVPVWIELAADLDTPVTAFLKLRRRHAARFLLESVEGGERVGRYSFIGCGERRRLRVAADGDPWKALGLIARDRVAGGQFGDLPGFWGGYVGWIGFDAVRHLEPTVGKPPPDDLGMPAAEFIEPEVLVAFDHVKHRMLLIRAVPAGEDLPRRYVEASAALRDVASALAAPLEGQQLQISAEPAVPPYRSTLTRQEFMDRVATCLEHIRAGDVFQIVPSQRFSVSYDGDPFLLYRHLRILNPSPYMFFQDWGDYQLVGSSPEVMVRLDGDVATVRPIAGTRRRGGRPDDEIAAELLADEKECAEHIMLVDLGRNDLGRVCAIGSVRVDSLMHIEKYSHVLHIVSNVTGRLAPGRTGLDLLAASFPAGTLSGAPKIKALELLNKLEPRRRGPYGGAVGTLAYDGAVNMGITIRTLLVKAGQAHVQAGAGVVADSDPALEHQECLNKAHALLLAVGAASAGKGQEP, encoded by the coding sequence ATGGCCATCCGGGCCGAACCCGCCCTGGCAGTCCTTTCCGAACTCGCCCGCGAGCACGCGATCGTGCCCGTGTGGATCGAACTGGCGGCCGACCTGGACACGCCCGTCACGGCGTTCCTGAAACTCCGGCGGCGGCACGCGGCGCGTTTCTTGCTCGAGAGCGTCGAGGGCGGCGAGCGGGTGGGCCGCTATTCGTTCATCGGCTGCGGCGAGCGGCGGCGCTTGCGGGTCGCCGCCGACGGCGACCCCTGGAAGGCGCTAGGCCTCATCGCGCGGGACCGGGTCGCGGGCGGCCAGTTCGGCGACTTGCCGGGGTTCTGGGGCGGCTACGTGGGCTGGATCGGCTTCGATGCGGTCCGGCACCTGGAGCCGACCGTGGGCAAGCCGCCGCCCGACGACCTGGGGATGCCGGCCGCCGAGTTCATCGAACCCGAAGTGCTGGTCGCATTCGACCACGTGAAGCACCGGATGCTGCTGATCCGCGCCGTGCCGGCGGGCGAAGATCTGCCGCGCCGCTATGTCGAGGCCTCGGCGGCACTCCGCGATGTCGCCTCGGCCCTGGCCGCGCCGCTGGAAGGCCAGCAGCTGCAGATCTCCGCCGAGCCGGCGGTCCCGCCGTACCGGTCCACGCTCACTCGCCAGGAGTTCATGGACCGCGTCGCCACCTGCCTCGAGCACATTCGCGCCGGTGACGTCTTCCAGATCGTGCCCTCCCAGCGATTCTCGGTGAGTTACGACGGCGACCCGTTCCTGCTGTACCGCCACCTGCGGATCCTCAATCCCTCGCCTTACATGTTCTTCCAGGACTGGGGCGACTATCAGCTGGTCGGTTCCTCGCCGGAAGTGATGGTCAGGCTGGATGGCGACGTCGCGACGGTCCGGCCGATCGCCGGCACTCGGCGGCGCGGCGGTCGGCCGGACGACGAAATAGCCGCCGAGTTGCTGGCCGACGAGAAGGAATGCGCCGAGCACATCATGCTGGTCGATCTCGGCCGCAACGATCTCGGCCGGGTGTGCGCGATCGGGTCGGTGCGCGTCGATTCCCTCATGCACATCGAGAAGTACAGCCACGTGCTCCACATCGTCTCGAACGTGACCGGGCGGCTGGCGCCGGGGCGCACGGGCCTCGACCTGCTGGCGGCGTCCTTTCCGGCGGGGACGCTCTCGGGTGCTCCCAAGATCAAGGCGCTGGAGCTGCTCAACAAGCTGGAGCCGAGGCGACGCGGGCCTTACGGCGGCGCGGTGGGCACGTTGGCGTATGACGGCGCGGTCAACATGGGCATCACCATCCGGACCCTGCTGGTCAAGGCCGGCCAGGCCCACGTGCAGGCCGGCGCCGGCGTGGTGGCCGACTCGGATCCGGCCCTCGAACACCAGGAGTGCCTCAACAAGGCCCATGCCTTGCTGCTGGCGGTTGGCGCCGCGAGCGCCGGGAAGGGGCAAGAGCCTTGA
- a CDS encoding DUF47 family protein yields the protein MNALIPRDESFFGLLEAAAKNALLASRVLRNLLEDFRDAADRVKQIREMEHEGDRLTHELLDKLDRTFVTPFEREDIYSLTRGMDDIVDAIFLVADRLVVYKIQGPTREAVALVRILVRCCEELDSAMALLRSRTRFRDVQRHCIEIDRLENMGDRVVRQALWDLFGDPGDVLEVLKWKEFYDVLEGAIDFTENVADLLRGVVIKAV from the coding sequence TTGAACGCGCTGATCCCGAGAGACGAGAGCTTCTTCGGCCTGCTGGAGGCGGCGGCCAAGAACGCGTTGCTGGCCTCGCGGGTGCTGCGCAACCTCCTCGAGGACTTCCGCGACGCGGCAGACCGTGTCAAGCAAATCCGCGAGATGGAGCACGAGGGCGATCGCCTCACCCACGAGTTGCTGGACAAGCTGGATCGGACCTTCGTGACGCCGTTCGAGCGGGAGGACATCTACTCCTTGACGCGCGGCATGGACGATATCGTGGACGCCATCTTCCTGGTGGCCGATCGCCTGGTCGTCTACAAGATCCAGGGACCCACTCGCGAGGCGGTCGCCCTGGTGCGCATCCTGGTGCGTTGCTGCGAAGAACTCGACTCGGCCATGGCGCTCTTGCGGTCGCGCACCCGCTTCCGCGACGTGCAGAGGCATTGCATCGAGATCGACCGCCTGGAGAACATGGGCGACCGCGTCGTGCGGCAGGCCCTGTGGGACCTTTTCGGCGACCCGGGCGACGTCCTCGAGGTCCTCAAGTGGAAGGAGTTCTACGACGTGCTCGAGGGGGCCATCGATTTCACGGAGAACGTCGCCGACCTCCTGCGCGGCGTGGTGATAAAAGCCGTCTAG
- a CDS encoding general stress protein, with the protein MVGNKPGPAKGDPRMVEAGRRGGQTVKEERGREFFQQIGQKGGQATKAKYGPEFFSSIGRKGGEAVKKERGVEFYSSIGRKGGSTSRATRKRGMPAK; encoded by the coding sequence ATGGTCGGCAACAAGCCAGGCCCGGCCAAGGGTGACCCCAGGATGGTAGAAGCCGGGCGCCGCGGCGGGCAGACCGTTAAGGAAGAGCGTGGCCGCGAGTTCTTCCAGCAGATCGGCCAGAAAGGTGGCCAGGCCACCAAGGCCAAGTACGGGCCGGAGTTCTTCTCGAGCATCGGCCGCAAGGGCGGCGAGGCCGTCAAGAAGGAGCGCGGCGTGGAGTTCTACAGCTCCATCGGCCGCAAGGGCGGGTCGACCTCCCGCGCCACGCGCAAGCGCGGCATGCCAGCAAAGTAG